From the genome of Nitrospirota bacterium, one region includes:
- a CDS encoding cation-transporting P-type ATPase, translated as MHSHRLSVEEVLAEQKTTPQGLGSDEARARLDQYGPNELVEKKKSPFMMFLDQFKDFMILILIAAALISGFIGEVSDTIAIIVIVVLNAVVGFIQEYRAEKAMAALKKMAAPSAAVMRNGMPETISASRLVPGDVVLLEAGKIVPADMRMIEAALF; from the coding sequence GTGCATTCGCATCGACTCAGTGTTGAAGAGGTACTGGCAGAACAGAAGACGACGCCGCAGGGGCTCGGCAGCGATGAGGCGCGGGCGCGCCTCGATCAGTACGGCCCGAACGAACTGGTGGAGAAGAAGAAGTCTCCATTCATGATGTTCCTCGACCAGTTCAAGGACTTCATGATACTCATCCTCATTGCCGCCGCGCTTATTTCAGGCTTCATCGGCGAAGTCTCGGACACGATTGCCATCATTGTCATTGTTGTCCTGAACGCGGTTGTCGGGTTTATCCAGGAATACCGCGCGGAAAAGGCCATGGCTGCCCTGAAAAAAATGGCCGCGCCGTCCGCAGCAGTCATGAGAAACGGCATGCCGGAAACCATCTCCGCTTCCCGGCTTGTGCCGGGCGATGTCGTTCTGCTCGAGGCGGGGAAAATCGTCCCCGCTGACATGCGAATGATCGAAGCCGCTCTTTTTA
- a CDS encoding zf-TFIIB domain-containing protein, which produces MRPSEKEAEYFARMAFEEKKKLEEEKHRRLAGEEKKKRKELHFMMCPKCGMELIEIDYKEIKIDKCSECDGVWLDAGEMEQVAKMDKMGLDKLFSVFKK; this is translated from the coding sequence ATGCGGCCAAGTGAAAAAGAAGCGGAATATTTTGCGAGAATGGCATTTGAGGAAAAGAAGAAGCTCGAGGAGGAAAAACACAGGCGGCTTGCCGGGGAAGAAAAGAAAAAACGGAAAGAACTTCACTTTATGATGTGCCCCAAGTGCGGGATGGAACTGATCGAGATAGACTACAAGGAAATTAAGATCGACAAATGTTCCGAGTGCGACGGGGTCTGGCTCGACGCCGGAGAGATGGAGCAGGTGGCAAAGATGGACAAGATGGGCCTCGACAAACTCTTCAGCGTTTTTAAGAAGTAG
- a CDS encoding DNA-binding protein codes for MKTLRMIVLVLLVAGMVLPPAAFAQRGMRWKGSGGWGSGAPYGRMYDSKTVETVSGEVINLALLTPTKGMGQGIHLLLKTDKETIPVHLGPAWFIENQDLKIEKGDRIDVRGSRIMFQQKPAIIAAEVKKGSETLMLRDDNGFPVWSGWRRR; via the coding sequence ATGAAGACGTTGAGAATGATCGTATTGGTGCTCTTAGTCGCAGGGATGGTTTTACCTCCTGCCGCATTTGCGCAGCGTGGCATGAGGTGGAAGGGCAGCGGAGGCTGGGGCTCCGGAGCCCCGTACGGACGGATGTACGATTCAAAGACCGTGGAAACAGTATCCGGTGAAGTTATCAACCTTGCGCTCCTGACCCCGACAAAGGGAATGGGTCAGGGTATTCACCTACTTCTAAAGACGGACAAGGAGACGATCCCGGTCCATTTAGGGCCTGCCTGGTTCATCGAAAACCAGGACCTCAAGATCGAGAAGGGAGATCGCATCGATGTGAGAGGATCGCGCATCATGTTCCAGCAGAAGCCCGCGATCATTGCCGCGGAGGTCAAAAAAGGGAGTGAAACCCTCATGCTCAGAGACGATAACGGGTTCCCGGTCTGGAGCGGCTGGAGACGTCGTTAG
- a CDS encoding acetate--CoA ligase family protein, with amino-acid sequence MKTPQEIIQSALQEGRKALFEHEGKELASSAGILVPRHVLVEPSDHKAIVAAGEKLGFPVVLKAVSPDILHKTDAGAVMLNIATSAALSASITTMKNMTASRAPGSMIRYFLIEKMMPAGLELLIGGLRDEQFGPSIAFGLGGVWVEALKDAVFGILPMTREELLDMIARTRAGMFLKGFRGSPALDQEAALSIMTALSKLMADYPEIKEIDLNPVRVYARGAAALDVRVILA; translated from the coding sequence ATGAAAACTCCACAAGAGATCATTCAATCCGCATTACAAGAAGGCCGCAAGGCGCTCTTCGAACACGAGGGCAAGGAGCTTGCGAGCTCGGCGGGTATTCTCGTCCCGCGGCATGTGCTGGTCGAGCCCTCCGACCACAAGGCCATCGTGGCCGCCGGCGAGAAGCTCGGCTTTCCCGTCGTGCTCAAGGCCGTTTCCCCCGATATCCTGCACAAAACCGACGCGGGGGCTGTGATGCTGAACATCGCCACCAGCGCGGCGCTTTCGGCCTCGATAACGACGATGAAGAATATGACCGCGTCACGGGCGCCGGGAAGCATGATCCGGTATTTTCTGATCGAGAAGATGATGCCTGCCGGGCTTGAGCTTTTGATCGGCGGTCTGCGCGACGAACAGTTCGGCCCCTCCATTGCCTTCGGGCTCGGCGGCGTCTGGGTCGAAGCGCTGAAAGACGCGGTCTTCGGCATCCTGCCCATGACGCGCGAGGAGCTGCTCGACATGATCGCCCGGACCCGGGCAGGCATGTTCCTGAAAGGGTTCCGGGGAAGTCCGGCGCTCGACCAGGAGGCCGCGCTTTCGATCATGACCGCCCTGTCGAAGCTTATGGCCGACTATCCCGAGATCAAAGAGATCGATCTCAACCCCGTCCGCGTTTACGCCAGGGGCGCGGCAGCGCTCGATGTGCGGGTGATCCTTGCATAA
- a CDS encoding CoA-binding protein — protein MAHELHEFFYPRTVALIGATDKPTKPGTAILENLAHFNGAVYPVNPKHENLLGHRCYPAIGSIPDPIDLAIIALPSPLVEKEIDALHEKGIRRVIIISSGFAEAGDEGIAMQKRIAEKTKQHGIRVIGPNCLGVYNTDNGLDSFFVSRERVSRPVAGRLSIISQSGAITVILMEAFARDGMGIAKAVNYGNRLDVDDADCLDYFREDPQTSAVAMYMESVADGKKFLRAAKAFAADKPLVVWKAGKYELGAAAVASHTATLAGKYGLYQAAFRQAGSVEAYGFDHMIDAAKAVTLMNYPCIGDRLLIVTNGGGMAVAASDQAQQEGFTMPVMPQEVQERLGRTFPSFFVTRNPIDITGSGKNEDYYTALKEALPHYDAAVVIVLMGATTVTEEATGMIARACHEAKKPVTCCILQGLGYTQEAMFSLVKLGIPVYPSPERAVRALAALRKATCRKT, from the coding sequence ATGGCCCACGAACTCCACGAATTCTTCTACCCCAGGACCGTCGCGCTCATCGGCGCCACGGACAAGCCCACCAAGCCCGGAACAGCCATTCTGGAGAACCTCGCCCACTTTAACGGCGCGGTCTATCCCGTGAACCCGAAGCATGAGAATCTGCTCGGACACCGCTGTTACCCGGCCATCGGGTCAATACCGGACCCGATCGATCTGGCCATCATCGCCCTGCCCTCTCCGCTCGTGGAAAAGGAGATCGACGCCCTGCATGAAAAAGGCATTCGCCGGGTCATCATCATCAGTTCCGGATTTGCCGAGGCAGGCGACGAGGGTATCGCCATGCAGAAGCGTATCGCTGAAAAAACAAAGCAGCATGGCATCCGGGTCATCGGACCGAACTGTCTCGGCGTGTACAACACGGACAATGGGCTCGACAGTTTCTTTGTCTCCCGGGAGCGCGTATCGAGGCCCGTGGCGGGACGTCTCTCGATCATCTCGCAGAGCGGCGCCATCACCGTCATCCTGATGGAAGCGTTCGCCCGGGACGGCATGGGCATTGCCAAGGCCGTGAACTACGGCAACCGGCTTGATGTGGATGATGCGGACTGCCTCGACTATTTTAGAGAGGACCCGCAGACCAGTGCGGTCGCCATGTACATGGAGTCTGTGGCCGATGGGAAAAAGTTCCTGCGCGCGGCAAAGGCGTTCGCGGCGGACAAACCGCTCGTGGTCTGGAAAGCGGGCAAATATGAACTGGGGGCCGCTGCCGTTGCGTCTCACACGGCAACGCTGGCGGGAAAGTACGGACTGTATCAGGCCGCCTTCCGGCAGGCCGGATCTGTCGAAGCCTACGGCTTCGATCACATGATCGACGCGGCAAAGGCGGTTACGCTCATGAACTATCCCTGCATAGGGGACCGTCTCCTGATCGTGACGAACGGCGGCGGTATGGCAGTCGCGGCTTCCGATCAGGCCCAACAGGAAGGATTCACGATGCCGGTCATGCCGCAGGAGGTACAGGAGCGGCTCGGCCGGACCTTCCCCTCTTTCTTTGTAACACGGAACCCCATTGATATCACCGGCAGCGGAAAAAATGAGGACTATTACACGGCACTCAAAGAAGCGCTGCCGCACTACGATGCCGCGGTGGTCATCGTGCTGATGGGCGCCACCACCGTGACCGAAGAAGCGACCGGCATGATAGCCCGCGCCTGCCACGAGGCGAAGAAACCGGTAACCTGCTGTATCCTGCAGGGCCTGGGCTATACGCAAGAGGCCATGTTCTCACTGGTGAAACTCGGCATCCCCGTCTACCCGTCGCCCGAGCGCGCGGTGCGGGCGCTTGCGGCACTCAGAAAAGCGACGTGCAGAAAGACTTAG
- a CDS encoding 4Fe-4S binding protein, giving the protein MEGQIKYIRFLRYAVQFGFLALTVFIGYRFYQFVLHFEVAGQPFVQRPPSVDGFLAIGGLMAFKLFLLTGIVEPVHPSGFIMFAAILGVSLAMKKGFCGWICPVGTLSQYVWMAGEKVFGRNFRIGPFTDISLRSIKYLLLGLFLFLIGIAMPTSMMALFFIADYYKIVDVRMLKFFTEMTTLTMWVLIALGVLSLLYKNFWCRYLCPYGALLGLLSRFSPFKVRRNEEKCIHCHACTEHCPSLIDVEKKEVVKSEECFGCLTCVSRCPAEGALDLTAGIGKKVRIVQPWLFPVFLIALFYLVIGIGIVTDNWHSKIPYEEYQRLIPEVQKDFMKR; this is encoded by the coding sequence ATGGAAGGTCAAATAAAGTATATTCGTTTTCTGCGATACGCGGTGCAGTTCGGTTTTCTCGCGCTCACGGTATTCATCGGCTACCGGTTTTATCAGTTCGTCCTGCATTTCGAGGTCGCGGGCCAGCCGTTCGTCCAGAGACCGCCGTCGGTGGACGGCTTCCTGGCGATCGGCGGGCTCATGGCCTTCAAGTTATTTCTCCTGACCGGCATTGTCGAACCAGTGCATCCGTCCGGCTTCATCATGTTCGCGGCGATCCTCGGCGTCTCCCTCGCCATGAAAAAGGGCTTCTGTGGCTGGATCTGCCCCGTCGGCACGCTGTCGCAGTATGTCTGGATGGCGGGGGAGAAGGTGTTCGGGAGGAACTTCCGCATCGGTCCCTTCACGGACATCTCCCTCCGGTCGATCAAGTACCTTCTCCTTGGTCTCTTCCTGTTCCTGATCGGCATTGCCATGCCGACGAGCATGATGGCACTGTTCTTTATCGCCGACTACTACAAGATCGTGGACGTGCGGATGTTGAAGTTCTTCACCGAGATGACCACGCTCACCATGTGGGTCCTCATCGCGCTCGGCGTGCTCTCCCTGTTGTACAAGAACTTCTGGTGCCGCTATCTTTGCCCCTACGGCGCGCTTCTTGGTTTGCTCAGCAGATTCAGCCCATTCAAGGTGCGGCGGAACGAAGAGAAGTGCATCCACTGTCATGCCTGCACCGAGCACTGTCCGTCATTGATCGATGTGGAGAAAAAAGAGGTAGTGAAATCAGAGGAATGCTTCGGATGCCTGACCTGCGTAAGCCGTTGCCCCGCCGAAGGCGCGCTCGATCTCACTGCCGGTATTGGTAAAAAAGTCCGGATCGTACAGCCCTGGCTCTTTCCCGTTTTCCTGATCGCGCTGTTCTATCTGGTGATCGGCATTGGTATTGTGACGGACAACTGGCATTCGAAGATTCCCTACGAGGAGTATCAGCGGCTCATTCCGGAAGTGCAGAAGGACTTTATGAAGCGGTAA
- a CDS encoding N-6 DNA methylase, with product MPLSLNEIKDRALAFSREWESEKSESAEAQTFWNEFFNVFGVTRRRLASFEEPVKRARKRFEEKGGKGGFIDLLWKGMLVAEHKSAGKDLDSAYKQVLEYFEGLAERDLPRYIIVSDFARIRLHDLDTDTRTEFPLKDLYKHIKLLGFIAGYTTQRIEAQDPVNIKAAERMGKLHDRLRSAGYEGHVLEVMLVRLLFCLFAEDTTLFEPRGSFRDFIENNTVEDGSDLGPKLSLLFQVLNTAESKRQKGLDEVFTAFPYVNGRLFEETLPISACDSAMRALLLDCCALDWGRISPAVFGALFQCVMDEEGSARRRNLGAHYTSEENILKLIKALFLDDLWAEFESAKRNTNKLFELHKKLSGLKFFDPACGCGNFLVIAYRELRLLELEILRAAHKTSQMKLDTLWREIQVDVNQFYGIEIEEFPAQIAQVALWLTDHQMNMKVSEEFGQYFRRLPLIHSASILCGNALQMDWNKVISAEHVDYILGNPPFVGKHYQNAAQKADMALVFRGVKGASDLDYVAAWYIKAAHYVRGDDRIAGFLDNLPDMPKPPRERVKIAFVSTNSITQGEQVSLLWAELLQLGVRIHFAHRTFRWSNEARGQAAVHCVIIGFALFDIPRKRLFEYADLVSEPHEIAVDNITPYLAPGPDIIIKKRQTPICNVSVIRYGNKPSDNGNFIIDEEERKALIKSEPDAARFIRSYMGSEDFINSKKRYCLWLKDASPRDLRVLPEVMARVERVRDFRAKSSAAPTREAAKNPTLFFYTSQPDTDYLVIPETSSERRQFIPIGYASKNIIASNALWMIPQASLYTFSMLCSTMHMAWVRQIAGRLKSDYRYTGSLVYNNFPWPSDLTDKQKTTIEDVAQGVLDARAAHPDASLADLYDPVAMPPDLRKAHQALDKSVDAAYGKKTFASDAERVAFLFELYHKYTSLLPAPEKSKRRRIK from the coding sequence ATGCCCTTATCACTGAACGAAATCAAAGACCGCGCCCTCGCGTTCTCCCGTGAGTGGGAAAGCGAGAAGTCGGAGAGCGCAGAGGCGCAGACGTTCTGGAACGAGTTCTTCAACGTCTTCGGCGTGACGCGCAGGCGGCTGGCGAGCTTTGAGGAGCCGGTCAAGCGTGCGCGGAAACGCTTCGAGGAAAAAGGCGGCAAGGGCGGCTTCATCGACCTTCTGTGGAAGGGGATGCTCGTCGCCGAGCACAAGTCGGCCGGCAAGGACCTTGATTCAGCGTATAAGCAGGTTTTGGAATACTTTGAAGGCCTCGCGGAGCGTGATCTACCCCGGTACATTATTGTCTCCGATTTCGCCCGCATCCGTCTGCATGACCTCGACACCGACACCCGTACTGAATTTCCCCTCAAAGACCTCTACAAACACATCAAGCTTTTAGGTTTCATCGCAGGCTATACCACGCAGCGTATTGAGGCGCAGGACCCGGTCAACATCAAGGCGGCCGAGCGCATGGGTAAGCTCCATGACCGCTTACGATCCGCTGGTTACGAGGGACACGTCCTTGAAGTGATGTTGGTGCGGCTGCTCTTCTGCCTCTTTGCCGAGGACACCACGCTCTTTGAACCGCGCGGTTCGTTCCGTGATTTTATCGAGAACAACACTGTCGAAGACGGCTCCGATCTCGGGCCGAAATTGTCGCTTCTGTTTCAGGTCCTGAATACAGCCGAAAGTAAACGCCAAAAAGGCCTCGATGAAGTATTCACCGCTTTCCCGTATGTAAACGGTCGGCTGTTCGAGGAGACCCTGCCGATATCCGCCTGTGATAGCGCAATGCGCGCTTTGCTTCTCGACTGCTGCGCGCTTGACTGGGGGAGGATATCACCCGCCGTCTTCGGAGCGCTTTTTCAGTGCGTCATGGACGAGGAGGGTTCGGCCCGGCGGCGCAATCTCGGAGCGCACTACACCAGCGAAGAGAACATCCTTAAACTTATTAAGGCCTTGTTCCTCGACGATCTCTGGGCGGAGTTCGAATCCGCGAAGAGGAACACGAACAAGCTGTTTGAACTGCATAAGAAGCTTTCTGGTCTTAAATTCTTCGATCCAGCATGCGGATGCGGCAATTTTCTGGTCATCGCATATAGAGAACTGCGGTTGCTTGAACTCGAAATTCTCCGGGCCGCGCATAAAACGAGTCAAATGAAGCTTGATACACTGTGGCGAGAGATTCAGGTCGATGTGAACCAATTCTACGGCATCGAGATCGAGGAGTTCCCGGCCCAGATCGCCCAGGTCGCGCTTTGGCTTACAGACCACCAGATGAATATGAAGGTATCCGAAGAGTTCGGCCAGTACTTCCGCCGCTTGCCGCTGATTCACTCGGCATCGATCCTTTGCGGCAATGCACTTCAGATGGACTGGAATAAGGTCATCTCCGCCGAGCATGTTGACTATATTCTCGGCAATCCGCCGTTTGTGGGGAAGCACTACCAGAACGCGGCGCAGAAGGCCGACATGGCGCTTGTGTTCAGAGGCGTTAAAGGAGCAAGTGATCTGGATTACGTTGCAGCGTGGTATATAAAGGCTGCGCACTATGTACGGGGCGATGATAGGATTGCCGGTTTCCTCGACAATTTACCAGATATGCCAAAACCTCCGCGAGAGCGCGTGAAGATTGCTTTTGTTTCGACTAATTCCATCACTCAAGGCGAACAAGTCAGTTTACTATGGGCAGAACTATTACAGCTTGGTGTCAGAATTCATTTTGCCCACCGCACATTTAGGTGGAGCAATGAGGCACGTGGGCAAGCAGCGGTCCATTGTGTCATTATCGGATTCGCGCTCTTCGATATCCCCAGAAAACGCCTCTTTGAATACGCTGATCTCGTAAGCGAGCCCCACGAAATCGCGGTTGACAATATTACCCCCTATCTTGCGCCCGGACCGGACATTATAATCAAGAAGCGTCAAACACCAATCTGCAATGTTTCTGTTATACGTTATGGCAACAAACCGAGTGATAACGGTAATTTTATTATTGACGAAGAGGAAAGAAAGGCACTTATTAAAAGTGAGCCTGATGCAGCGCGTTTTATTCGGTCTTATATGGGTTCGGAGGATTTCATCAATAGTAAGAAGCGATACTGTCTATGGCTGAAAGATGCCTCACCGCGCGATCTACGAGTTTTGCCCGAAGTAATGGCCCGTGTCGAACGGGTGCGGGACTTCCGCGCAAAAAGCAGTGCTGCGCCGACACGTGAAGCAGCAAAAAATCCTACGTTGTTTTTTTATACATCTCAACCAGATACAGATTACCTTGTTATTCCGGAAACCTCATCTGAGCGTCGTCAATTTATACCGATTGGTTATGCATCAAAGAACATAATTGCAAGTAACGCTCTTTGGATGATTCCGCAAGCTTCCTTGTATACATTTAGCATGCTTTGCTCCACAATGCACATGGCATGGGTTCGACAAATTGCAGGGAGACTGAAAAGCGACTATCGCTATACTGGTAGTTTAGTCTACAACAATTTCCCCTGGCCGAGCGATCTGACTGACAAACAGAAAACAACTATCGAAGATGTCGCGCAGGGCGTTCTTGATGCTCGTGCTGCGCATCCCGATGCGTCGTTAGCAGACCTGTACGATCCCGTTGCCATGCCGCCGGACTTACGCAAAGCGCATCAGGCGCTGGATAAGTCCGTCGATGCCGCATATGGGAAGAAGACTTTCGCGTCCGATGCCGAGCGGGTAGCATTTCTGTTCGAGCTGTATCATAAGTACACGAGTCTGCTGCCCGCGCCGGAGAAATCAAAACGCAGAAGGATAAAGTAG
- a CDS encoding nucleotidyltransferase family protein: MKNKEEIIKSIKALHRELKTYKVREIGVFGSVVRGEQKQASDIDVLVDFEDNADLFDLVGLGLFLEEKLGQKVDVVPRRALRKEIRDSVLKEVVPA, translated from the coding sequence ATGAAAAACAAAGAAGAAATAATTAAATCCATAAAAGCCCTTCACCGTGAGCTTAAAACGTATAAGGTTCGAGAGATCGGCGTTTTCGGATCCGTTGTCCGCGGCGAGCAGAAACAGGCGAGTGATATTGACGTTCTTGTTGATTTTGAAGACAACGCCGACCTTTTCGACCTCGTAGGTCTCGGTTTGTTCCTTGAGGAAAAGCTCGGCCAAAAAGTCGATGTTGTTCCGAGGAGGGCTTTGAGGAAAGAGATCAGAGATTCCGTTCTCAAAGAGGTCGTCCCGGCATGA
- a CDS encoding DUF86 domain-containing protein, whose translation MREYKLYLSDILAAMESIERFIEGMTFEQFQQDDKTTSAVVRKLEIIGEASRNIPDEIKRQHAEVPWKEMAGMRDRLIHAYFGVDYSLVWTTIKNRVPAAKQMIRKVIAGI comes from the coding sequence ATGAGAGAATACAAGCTCTACCTCTCCGATATACTTGCCGCGATGGAAAGCATTGAGCGCTTTATCGAGGGGATGACTTTTGAGCAGTTTCAGCAAGACGATAAAACTACCAGCGCAGTGGTACGGAAATTAGAGATCATCGGCGAAGCCTCCCGGAATATTCCCGACGAAATCAAACGACAACATGCGGAAGTACCCTGGAAAGAGATGGCGGGGATGAGAGACCGGTTGATCCATGCCTATTTTGGGGTGGACTATAGTCTGGTGTGGACTACCATTAAAAACCGTGTGCCGGCGGCAAAGCAAATGATCCGGAAAGTTATCGCCGGGATTTAA
- a CDS encoding dihydropteroate synthase: protein MLVIADNLSVRNKTYMDAVKKKDKKAIEAMAKELAAKGADMINVQVSLDGVGDEIFLPMAVEAVQQGSDLPLCLDSRNVKALKIAVPLCTEPPIINYLSADEKDPDELLSLVRESRSNIVIRALKGTVPATLEAKLMVLEDLIEQANEADIPNERIFADPSVVHIARGNGQEHLLNTHESIVVLNEMVDPPLNTAVWISNVTTGLPKNVKSIVASAYLAYLAGAGLSAAMVNVNDAELMKVVYLIKAFRDEITFAAGDLG, encoded by the coding sequence ATGCTCGTGATCGCGGACAATCTCAGTGTAAGGAACAAGACCTATATGGACGCGGTGAAGAAAAAAGACAAGAAGGCCATCGAAGCCATGGCAAAGGAACTTGCCGCCAAAGGCGCGGACATGATCAATGTACAGGTCTCGCTGGACGGTGTCGGCGACGAGATATTCCTCCCGATGGCGGTCGAGGCCGTGCAGCAGGGCTCGGACCTGCCCCTCTGCCTGGACTCGCGGAATGTGAAGGCGCTCAAAATCGCCGTCCCGCTCTGTACGGAACCGCCGATCATCAATTATCTTTCCGCGGATGAGAAGGACCCCGATGAGCTCCTGAGCCTCGTTCGGGAGAGCAGATCGAACATCGTCATCAGGGCGCTCAAGGGCACGGTACCCGCCACGCTCGAGGCGAAGCTCATGGTCCTCGAGGACCTGATCGAACAGGCGAATGAGGCGGACATCCCGAACGAGCGGATCTTTGCGGACCCGTCGGTGGTCCACATCGCCAGGGGCAACGGGCAGGAGCATCTGCTCAACACCCATGAAAGCATCGTGGTGTTGAACGAGATGGTCGACCCGCCGCTCAACACGGCGGTCTGGATCTCGAACGTGACAACGGGACTGCCGAAGAATGTTAAGTCCATTGTGGCCTCGGCGTATCTCGCCTATCTTGCGGGAGCGGGGCTGAGCGCTGCGATGGTGAATGTGAACGATGCGGAGCTTATGAAGGTGGTATATCTGATCAAGGCGTTCCGCGACGAGATCACCTTCGCGGCGGGGGATTTGGGGTAA